Proteins encoded in a region of the Homo sapiens chromosome 9, GRCh38.p14 Primary Assembly genome:
- the GSN gene encoding gelsolin isoform b (isoform b is encoded by transcript variant 18) — protein MVVEHPEFLKAGKEPGLQIWRVEKFDLVPVPTNLYGDFFTGDAYVILKTVQLRNGNLQYDLHYWLGNECSQDESGAAAIFTVQLDDYLNGRAVQHREVQGFESATFLGYFKSGLKYKKGGVASGFKHVVPNEVVVQRLFQVKGRRVVRATEVPVSWESFNNGDCFILDLGNNIHQWCGSNSNRYERLKATQVSKGIRDNERSGRARVHVSEEGTEPEAMLQVLGPKPALPAGTEDTAKEDAANRKLAKLYKVSNGAGTMSVSLVADENPFAQGALKSEDCFILDHGKDGKIFVWKGKQANTEERKAALKTASDFITKMDYPKQTQVSVLPEGGETPLFKQFFKNWRDPDQTDGLGLSYLSSHIANVERVPFDAATLHTSTAMAAQHGMDDDGTGQKQIWRIEGSNKVPVDPATYGQFYGGDSYIILYNYRHGGRQGQIIYNWQGAQSTQDEVAASAILTAQLDEELGGTPVQSRVVQGKEPAHLMSLFGGKPMIIYKGGTSREGGQTAPASTRLFQVRANSAGATRAVEVLPKAGALNSNDAFVLKTPSAAYLWVGTGASEAEKTGAQELLRVLRAQPVQVAEGSEPDGFWEALGGKAAYRTSPRLKDKKMDAHPPRLFACSNKIGRFVIEEVPGELMQEDLATDDVMLLDTWDQVFVWVGKDSQEEEKTEALTSAKRYIETDPANRDRRTPITVVKQGFEPPSFVGWFLGWDDDYWSVDPLDRAMAELAA, from the exons ATGGTGGTGGAACACCCCGAGTTCCTCAAGGCAGGGAAGGAGCCTGGCCTGCAGATCTGGCGTGTGGAGAAGTTCGATCTGGTGCCCGTGCCCACCAACCTTTATGGAGACTTCTTCACGGGCGACGCCTACGTCATCCTGAAGACAGTGCAGCTGAGGAACGGAAATCTGCAGTATGACCTCCACTACTGGCTGG GCAATGAGTGCAGCCAGGATGAGAGCGGGGCGGCCGCCATCTTTACCGTGCAGCTGGATGACTACCTGAACGGCCGGGCCGTGCAGCACCGTGAGGTCCAGGGCTTCGAGTCGGCCACCTTCCTAGGCTACTTCAAGTCTGGCCTGAAGTACAAG AAAGGAGGTGTGGCATCAGGATTCAAGCACGTGGTACCCAACGAGGTGGTGGTGCAGAGACTCTTCCAGGTCAAAGGGCGGCGTGTGGTCCGTGCCACCGAGGTACCTGTGTCCTGGGAGAGCTTCAACAATGGCGACTGCTTCATCCTGGACCTGGGCAAC AACATCCACCAGTGGTGTGGTTCCAACAGCAATCGGTATGAAAGACTGAAGGCCACACAGGTGTCCAAGGGCATCCGGGACAACGAGCGGAGTGGCCGGGCCCGAGTGCACGTGTCTGAGGAGGGCACTGAGCCCGAGGCGATGCTCCAG GTGCTGGGCCCCAAGCCGGCTCTGCCTGCAGGTACCGAGGACACCGCCAAGGAGGATGCGGCCAACCGCAAGCTGGCCAAGCTCTACAAG GTCTCCAATGGTGCAGGGACCATGTCCGTCTCCCTCGTGGCTGATGAGAACCCCTTCGCCCAGGGGGCCCTGAAGTCAGAGGACTGCTTCATCCTGGACCACGGCAAAGATGGGAAAATCTTTGTCTGGAAAG GCAAGCAGGCAAACACGGAGGAGAGGAAGGCTGCCCTCAAAACAGCCTCTGACTTCATCACCAAGATGGACTACCCCAAGCAGACTCAG gtCTCGGTCCTTCCTGAGGGCGGTGAGACCCCactgttcaagcagttcttcaaGAACTGGCGGGACCCAGACCAGACAGATGGCCTGGGCTTGTCCTACCTTTCCAGCCATATCGCCAACGTGGAGCGGGTGCCCTTCGACGCCGCCACCCTGCACACCTCCACTGCCATGGCCGCCCAGCACGGCATGGATGACGATGGCACAGGCCAGAAACAG ATCTGGAGAATCGAAGGTTCCAACAAGGTGCCCGTGGACCCTGCCACATATGGACAGTTCTATGGAGGCGACAGCTACATCATTCTGTACAACTACCGCCATGGTGGCCGCCAGGGGCAGATAATCTATAACTG GCAGGGTGCCCAGTCTACCCAGGATGAGGTCGCTGCATCTGCCATCCTGACTGCTCAGCTGGATGAGGAGCTGGGAGGTACCCCTGTCCAG AGCCGTGTGGTCCAAGGCAAGGAGCCCGCCCACCTCATGAGCCTGTTTGGTGGGAAGCCCATGATCATCTACAAGGGCGGCACCTCCCGCGAGGGCGGGCAGACAGCCCCTGCCAGCACCCGCCTCTTCCAGGTCCGCGCCAACAGCGCTGGAGCCACCCGGGCTGTTGAG GTATTGCCTAAGGCTGGTGCACTGAACTCCAACGATGCCTTTGTTCTGAAAACCCCCTCAGCCGCCTACCTGTGGGTGGGTACAGGAGCCAGCGAGGCAGAGAAGACGGGGGCCCAGGAGCTGCTCAGGGTGCTGCGGGCCCAACCTGTGCAGGTGGCAGAAGGCAGCGAGCCAG ATGGCTTCTGGGAGGCCCTGGGCGGGAAGGCTGCCTACCGCACATCCCCACGGCTGAAGGACAAGAAGATGGATGCCCATCCTCCTCGCCTCTTTGCCTGCTCCAACAAGATTGGACGTTTTGTG ATCGAAGAGGTTCCTGGTGAGCTCATGCAGGAAGACCTGGCAACGGATGACGTCATGCTTCTGGACACCTGGGACCAG GTCTTTGTCTGGGTTGGAAAGGATtctcaagaagaagaaaagacagaagccTTGACTTCTG CTAAGCGGTACATCGAGACGGACCCAGCCAATCGGGATCGGCGGACGCCCATCACCGTGGTGAAGCAAGGCTTTGAGCCTCCCTCCTTTGTGGGCTGGTTCCTTGGCTGGGATGATGATTACTGGTCTGTGGACCCCTTGGACAGGGCCATGGCTGAGCTGGCTGCCTGA
- the GSN gene encoding gelsolin isoform h (isoform h is encoded by transcript variant 36): MLQVLGPKPALPAGTEDTAKEDAANRKLAKLYKVSNGAGTMSVSLVADENPFAQGALKSEDCFILDHGKDGKIFVWKGKQANTEERKAALKTASDFITKMDYPKQTQVSVLPEGGETPLFKQFFKNWRDPDQTDGLGLSYLSSHIANVERVPFDAATLHTSTAMAAQHGMDDDGTGQKQIWRIEGSNKVPVDPATYGQFYGGDSYIILYNYRHGGRQGQIIYNWQGAQSTQDEVAASAILTAQLDEELGGTPVQSRVVQGKEPAHLMSLFGGKPMIIYKGGTSREGGQTAPASTRLFQVRANSAGATRAVEVLPKAGALNSNDAFVLKTPSAAYLWVGTGASEAEKTGAQELLRVLRAQPVQVAEGSEPDGFWEALGGKAAYRTSPRLKDKKMDAHPPRLFACSNKIGRFVIEEVPGELMQEDLATDDVMLLDTWDQVFVWVGKDSQEEEKTEALTSAKRYIETDPANRDRRTPITVVKQGFEPPSFVGWFLGWDDDYWSVDPLDRAMAELAA; the protein is encoded by the exons ATGCTCCAG GTGCTGGGCCCCAAGCCGGCTCTGCCTGCAGGTACCGAGGACACCGCCAAGGAGGATGCGGCCAACCGCAAGCTGGCCAAGCTCTACAAG GTCTCCAATGGTGCAGGGACCATGTCCGTCTCCCTCGTGGCTGATGAGAACCCCTTCGCCCAGGGGGCCCTGAAGTCAGAGGACTGCTTCATCCTGGACCACGGCAAAGATGGGAAAATCTTTGTCTGGAAAG GCAAGCAGGCAAACACGGAGGAGAGGAAGGCTGCCCTCAAAACAGCCTCTGACTTCATCACCAAGATGGACTACCCCAAGCAGACTCAG gtCTCGGTCCTTCCTGAGGGCGGTGAGACCCCactgttcaagcagttcttcaaGAACTGGCGGGACCCAGACCAGACAGATGGCCTGGGCTTGTCCTACCTTTCCAGCCATATCGCCAACGTGGAGCGGGTGCCCTTCGACGCCGCCACCCTGCACACCTCCACTGCCATGGCCGCCCAGCACGGCATGGATGACGATGGCACAGGCCAGAAACAG ATCTGGAGAATCGAAGGTTCCAACAAGGTGCCCGTGGACCCTGCCACATATGGACAGTTCTATGGAGGCGACAGCTACATCATTCTGTACAACTACCGCCATGGTGGCCGCCAGGGGCAGATAATCTATAACTG GCAGGGTGCCCAGTCTACCCAGGATGAGGTCGCTGCATCTGCCATCCTGACTGCTCAGCTGGATGAGGAGCTGGGAGGTACCCCTGTCCAG AGCCGTGTGGTCCAAGGCAAGGAGCCCGCCCACCTCATGAGCCTGTTTGGTGGGAAGCCCATGATCATCTACAAGGGCGGCACCTCCCGCGAGGGCGGGCAGACAGCCCCTGCCAGCACCCGCCTCTTCCAGGTCCGCGCCAACAGCGCTGGAGCCACCCGGGCTGTTGAG GTATTGCCTAAGGCTGGTGCACTGAACTCCAACGATGCCTTTGTTCTGAAAACCCCCTCAGCCGCCTACCTGTGGGTGGGTACAGGAGCCAGCGAGGCAGAGAAGACGGGGGCCCAGGAGCTGCTCAGGGTGCTGCGGGCCCAACCTGTGCAGGTGGCAGAAGGCAGCGAGCCAG ATGGCTTCTGGGAGGCCCTGGGCGGGAAGGCTGCCTACCGCACATCCCCACGGCTGAAGGACAAGAAGATGGATGCCCATCCTCCTCGCCTCTTTGCCTGCTCCAACAAGATTGGACGTTTTGTG ATCGAAGAGGTTCCTGGTGAGCTCATGCAGGAAGACCTGGCAACGGATGACGTCATGCTTCTGGACACCTGGGACCAG GTCTTTGTCTGGGTTGGAAAGGATtctcaagaagaagaaaagacagaagccTTGACTTCTG CTAAGCGGTACATCGAGACGGACCCAGCCAATCGGGATCGGCGGACGCCCATCACCGTGGTGAAGCAAGGCTTTGAGCCTCCCTCCTTTGTGGGCTGGTTCCTTGGCTGGGATGATGATTACTGGTCTGTGGACCCCTTGGACAGGGCCATGGCTGAGCTGGCTGCCTGA
- the GSN gene encoding gelsolin isoform f (isoform f is encoded by transcript variant 4) codes for MNTGLTRLLWPSWLPDGDMSHPQPELFLFPKAQPNSMVVEHPEFLKAGKEPGLQIWRVEKFDLVPVPTNLYGDFFTGDAYVILKTVQLRNGNLQYDLHYWLGNECSQDESGAAAIFTVQLDDYLNGRAVQHREVQGFESATFLGYFKSGLKYKKGGVASGFKHVVPNEVVVQRLFQVKGRRVVRATEVPVSWESFNNGDCFILDLGNNIHQWCGSNSNRYERLKATQVSKGIRDNERSGRARVHVSEEGTEPEAMLQVLGPKPALPAGTEDTAKEDAANRKLAKLYKVSNGAGTMSVSLVADENPFAQGALKSEDCFILDHGKDGKIFVWKGKQANTEERKAALKTASDFITKMDYPKQTQVSVLPEGGETPLFKQFFKNWRDPDQTDGLGLSYLSSHIANVERVPFDAATLHTSTAMAAQHGMDDDGTGQKQIWRIEGSNKVPVDPATYGQFYGGDSYIILYNYRHGGRQGQIIYNWQGAQSTQDEVAASAILTAQLDEELGGTPVQSRVVQGKEPAHLMSLFGGKPMIIYKGGTSREGGQTAPASTRLFQVRANSAGATRAVEVLPKAGALNSNDAFVLKTPSAAYLWVGTGASEAEKTGAQELLRVLRAQPVQVAEGSEPDGFWEALGGKAAYRTSPRLKDKKMDAHPPRLFACSNKIGRFVIEEVPGELMQEDLATDDVMLLDTWDQVFVWVGKDSQEEEKTEALTSAKRYIETDPANRDRRTPITVVKQGFEPPSFVGWFLGWDDDYWSVDPLDRAMAELAA; via the exons CCCAACAGCATGGTGGTGGAACACCCCGAGTTCCTCAAGGCAGGGAAGGAGCCTGGCCTGCAGATCTGGCGTGTGGAGAAGTTCGATCTGGTGCCCGTGCCCACCAACCTTTATGGAGACTTCTTCACGGGCGACGCCTACGTCATCCTGAAGACAGTGCAGCTGAGGAACGGAAATCTGCAGTATGACCTCCACTACTGGCTGG GCAATGAGTGCAGCCAGGATGAGAGCGGGGCGGCCGCCATCTTTACCGTGCAGCTGGATGACTACCTGAACGGCCGGGCCGTGCAGCACCGTGAGGTCCAGGGCTTCGAGTCGGCCACCTTCCTAGGCTACTTCAAGTCTGGCCTGAAGTACAAG AAAGGAGGTGTGGCATCAGGATTCAAGCACGTGGTACCCAACGAGGTGGTGGTGCAGAGACTCTTCCAGGTCAAAGGGCGGCGTGTGGTCCGTGCCACCGAGGTACCTGTGTCCTGGGAGAGCTTCAACAATGGCGACTGCTTCATCCTGGACCTGGGCAAC AACATCCACCAGTGGTGTGGTTCCAACAGCAATCGGTATGAAAGACTGAAGGCCACACAGGTGTCCAAGGGCATCCGGGACAACGAGCGGAGTGGCCGGGCCCGAGTGCACGTGTCTGAGGAGGGCACTGAGCCCGAGGCGATGCTCCAG GTGCTGGGCCCCAAGCCGGCTCTGCCTGCAGGTACCGAGGACACCGCCAAGGAGGATGCGGCCAACCGCAAGCTGGCCAAGCTCTACAAG GTCTCCAATGGTGCAGGGACCATGTCCGTCTCCCTCGTGGCTGATGAGAACCCCTTCGCCCAGGGGGCCCTGAAGTCAGAGGACTGCTTCATCCTGGACCACGGCAAAGATGGGAAAATCTTTGTCTGGAAAG GCAAGCAGGCAAACACGGAGGAGAGGAAGGCTGCCCTCAAAACAGCCTCTGACTTCATCACCAAGATGGACTACCCCAAGCAGACTCAG gtCTCGGTCCTTCCTGAGGGCGGTGAGACCCCactgttcaagcagttcttcaaGAACTGGCGGGACCCAGACCAGACAGATGGCCTGGGCTTGTCCTACCTTTCCAGCCATATCGCCAACGTGGAGCGGGTGCCCTTCGACGCCGCCACCCTGCACACCTCCACTGCCATGGCCGCCCAGCACGGCATGGATGACGATGGCACAGGCCAGAAACAG ATCTGGAGAATCGAAGGTTCCAACAAGGTGCCCGTGGACCCTGCCACATATGGACAGTTCTATGGAGGCGACAGCTACATCATTCTGTACAACTACCGCCATGGTGGCCGCCAGGGGCAGATAATCTATAACTG GCAGGGTGCCCAGTCTACCCAGGATGAGGTCGCTGCATCTGCCATCCTGACTGCTCAGCTGGATGAGGAGCTGGGAGGTACCCCTGTCCAG AGCCGTGTGGTCCAAGGCAAGGAGCCCGCCCACCTCATGAGCCTGTTTGGTGGGAAGCCCATGATCATCTACAAGGGCGGCACCTCCCGCGAGGGCGGGCAGACAGCCCCTGCCAGCACCCGCCTCTTCCAGGTCCGCGCCAACAGCGCTGGAGCCACCCGGGCTGTTGAG GTATTGCCTAAGGCTGGTGCACTGAACTCCAACGATGCCTTTGTTCTGAAAACCCCCTCAGCCGCCTACCTGTGGGTGGGTACAGGAGCCAGCGAGGCAGAGAAGACGGGGGCCCAGGAGCTGCTCAGGGTGCTGCGGGCCCAACCTGTGCAGGTGGCAGAAGGCAGCGAGCCAG ATGGCTTCTGGGAGGCCCTGGGCGGGAAGGCTGCCTACCGCACATCCCCACGGCTGAAGGACAAGAAGATGGATGCCCATCCTCCTCGCCTCTTTGCCTGCTCCAACAAGATTGGACGTTTTGTG ATCGAAGAGGTTCCTGGTGAGCTCATGCAGGAAGACCTGGCAACGGATGACGTCATGCTTCTGGACACCTGGGACCAG GTCTTTGTCTGGGTTGGAAAGGATtctcaagaagaagaaaagacagaagccTTGACTTCTG CTAAGCGGTACATCGAGACGGACCCAGCCAATCGGGATCGGCGGACGCCCATCACCGTGGTGAAGCAAGGCTTTGAGCCTCCCTCCTTTGTGGGCTGGTTCCTTGGCTGGGATGATGATTACTGGTCTGTGGACCCCTTGGACAGGGCCATGGCTGAGCTGGCTGCCTGA
- the GSN gene encoding gelsolin isoform X6 has protein sequence MHVCRLCQPSPGQNIHQWCGSNSNRYERLKATQVSKGIRDNERSGRARVHVSEEGTEPEAMLQVLGPKPALPAGTEDTAKEDAANRKLAKLYKVSNGAGTMSVSLVADENPFAQGALKSEDCFILDHGKDGKIFVWKGKQANTEERKAALKTASDFITKMDYPKQTQVSVLPEGGETPLFKQFFKNWRDPDQTDGLGLSYLSSHIANVERVPFDAATLHTSTAMAAQHGMDDDGTGQKQIWRIEGSNKVPVDPATYGQFYGGDSYIILYNYRHGGRQGQIIYNWQGAQSTQDEVAASAILTAQLDEELGGTPVQSRVVQGKEPAHLMSLFGGKPMIIYKGGTSREGGQTAPASTRLFQVRANSAGATRAVEVLPKAGALNSNDAFVLKTPSAAYLWVGTGASEAEKTGAQELLRVLRAQPVQVAEGSEPDGFWEALGGKAAYRTSPRLKDKKMDAHPPRLFACSNKIGRFVIEEVPGELMQEDLATDDVMLLDTWDQVFVWVGKDSQEEEKTEALTSAKRYIETDPANRDRRTPITVVKQGFEPPSFVGWFLGWDDDYWSVDPLDRAMAELAA, from the exons ATGCACGTGTGCAGACTGTGCCAGCCTTCACCTGGGCAA AACATCCACCAGTGGTGTGGTTCCAACAGCAATCGGTATGAAAGACTGAAGGCCACACAGGTGTCCAAGGGCATCCGGGACAACGAGCGGAGTGGCCGGGCCCGAGTGCACGTGTCTGAGGAGGGCACTGAGCCCGAGGCGATGCTCCAG GTGCTGGGCCCCAAGCCGGCTCTGCCTGCAGGTACCGAGGACACCGCCAAGGAGGATGCGGCCAACCGCAAGCTGGCCAAGCTCTACAAG GTCTCCAATGGTGCAGGGACCATGTCCGTCTCCCTCGTGGCTGATGAGAACCCCTTCGCCCAGGGGGCCCTGAAGTCAGAGGACTGCTTCATCCTGGACCACGGCAAAGATGGGAAAATCTTTGTCTGGAAAG GCAAGCAGGCAAACACGGAGGAGAGGAAGGCTGCCCTCAAAACAGCCTCTGACTTCATCACCAAGATGGACTACCCCAAGCAGACTCAG gtCTCGGTCCTTCCTGAGGGCGGTGAGACCCCactgttcaagcagttcttcaaGAACTGGCGGGACCCAGACCAGACAGATGGCCTGGGCTTGTCCTACCTTTCCAGCCATATCGCCAACGTGGAGCGGGTGCCCTTCGACGCCGCCACCCTGCACACCTCCACTGCCATGGCCGCCCAGCACGGCATGGATGACGATGGCACAGGCCAGAAACAG ATCTGGAGAATCGAAGGTTCCAACAAGGTGCCCGTGGACCCTGCCACATATGGACAGTTCTATGGAGGCGACAGCTACATCATTCTGTACAACTACCGCCATGGTGGCCGCCAGGGGCAGATAATCTATAACTG GCAGGGTGCCCAGTCTACCCAGGATGAGGTCGCTGCATCTGCCATCCTGACTGCTCAGCTGGATGAGGAGCTGGGAGGTACCCCTGTCCAG AGCCGTGTGGTCCAAGGCAAGGAGCCCGCCCACCTCATGAGCCTGTTTGGTGGGAAGCCCATGATCATCTACAAGGGCGGCACCTCCCGCGAGGGCGGGCAGACAGCCCCTGCCAGCACCCGCCTCTTCCAGGTCCGCGCCAACAGCGCTGGAGCCACCCGGGCTGTTGAG GTATTGCCTAAGGCTGGTGCACTGAACTCCAACGATGCCTTTGTTCTGAAAACCCCCTCAGCCGCCTACCTGTGGGTGGGTACAGGAGCCAGCGAGGCAGAGAAGACGGGGGCCCAGGAGCTGCTCAGGGTGCTGCGGGCCCAACCTGTGCAGGTGGCAGAAGGCAGCGAGCCAG ATGGCTTCTGGGAGGCCCTGGGCGGGAAGGCTGCCTACCGCACATCCCCACGGCTGAAGGACAAGAAGATGGATGCCCATCCTCCTCGCCTCTTTGCCTGCTCCAACAAGATTGGACGTTTTGTG ATCGAAGAGGTTCCTGGTGAGCTCATGCAGGAAGACCTGGCAACGGATGACGTCATGCTTCTGGACACCTGGGACCAG GTCTTTGTCTGGGTTGGAAAGGATtctcaagaagaagaaaagacagaagccTTGACTTCTG CTAAGCGGTACATCGAGACGGACCCAGCCAATCGGGATCGGCGGACGCCCATCACCGTGGTGAAGCAAGGCTTTGAGCCTCCCTCCTTTGTGGGCTGGTTCCTTGGCTGGGATGATGATTACTGGTCTGTGGACCCCTTGGACAGGGCCATGGCTGAGCTGGCTGCCTGA